From the Leishmania braziliensis MHOM/BR/75/M2904 contig, possible fusion of chromosomes 20 and 34 genome, the window CGAGCctgacggcgctgcgacTCGCAGCGCGAGATTGCCCACCGTTGTCGGTTTCATGAGGCGTCGAAGCTACCGAAATTGTAAGCAGTAACTTCAAACGCAAAACTtagagaagggggtgaggCATTCCTTAAAGCACCGAAACGCCCGTCAGTTGCCGAGTTAGGTTCCTACTCTGGCACAATTGCCACTCTCAGCTCTCTagcctcccctctctcgatCCGAAGTGATACATTCCGCTCGTAAGATGCGCTTGTAGTCGCGGTACCTTGGAGTTTCTTTATGCTTCTCGTGATAGGACCATCTGGACGTCTGGCGCAGAGAGTCGAGCgcttcctcgctctcctcagtGTGGTTGCAGTGGCCGATATTCTTCCTGTCGTTGTCCGCTCACGCACCTCTCTGGAACGGCATGGATGCGGCAGCGCAACGGACCCTTTGCTACACAGGGGTCGAGCTCATCGTCGCCCAGGGAGAGTAGCCGCATTGCCTGGTGTTCTGAGTCACTGCTACGACAGCacatgcgcgcacgcacatcaAGCCGTGACACTCTGCTTGCCGACCTTCAACTCAttcgagcagcagcgaacacGGTGGTAGTGTGGCGTTGCTTCCTGCGGTGGGGTCTCTATGCGGTTCGCCGTGCTGCCTTGAGGCGCGTCCAGCACCGTGCTCAGATTGTTTTGTGGCGTCGTGTGGGTGCCAGGTGCTTTGCGTGGTGGCGATTAGTGACGGAGCGGCGGTTGTGCCGCGAGGTACTTTATGCCGAAGCTGCCGCACGAGAAGGTGTGTTGTTGCTGAACGGCGTCTGTCGCACAGCATGGGATAAATGGCGTCAGTGGGCGCGAGCGCATGTACGACAGCGGGGGAGAGCTGTCCATCTGGGACTGGTGAGCCGCCAGCGGCATGCGTACCTTCGATTCCGCGCATGGACGTGTCATCTGCATCAGTGCCGTCAGCTGCGGGCTGTGGAGCAGATTCGATTCGCCGCCGAGCGGTCGCTGGCTCGCTTTACTCTGATCCGTTGGCGCCTGCATACCCTAGAGGGCTACCTCACTTTCCCTCTGCAGGTGCGGACGGCGCAAcgagtggcggcagcggcatttCGCGTTTGGCAGCGTCGTGCGCTCATTGGCGCTGGTACGCGATTCATCTGTCACGAGGCCCTTTTTCGTGTAGCGCAGAGCTTTTTTGACCGGTGGAAGCGATGGCTTCGACGGAGGTTACAGTCAATATTGCTACAGGAAGCGAACGAGGCTCGCCTTCTGCTCCACATCTTCTTGCAGTGGGCGTGGATCCATCAGCTCCGCGCGTTGGATTATGAGCAGCAAGTTGCAGAGCGCGATCTGCCACGCCTCTTCTCTTGACCTTCTGATTTATTGTCCTGATATGTACTGAGGGAGCAGGAGCGCCAACGTGAAGGGGCGTTTACTGACTGCGGGCTCGTGTCGCCGTACAGGCACGCCCATACAAACGCAAATGCGAAGGCACACGCCAACTACTCAACTCTCCGCTACAAGAACAAAAGAAAGTCGAAGGGcacaccaacagcagcgatAGCTACCAAGGCAACAAGATGATGATTGAAGTGAGCCCACTCATGGCGTCCTTGTGGAGTGGTgtggagggaaggagggagagacacatgcgtcctctttttccttctcgtcgAACGACCTGAAAGCCCACACTGCACGATGCGCTTTTGTCTCCCACTCGGCGCCCACCccgtcgccctctctctcccctccggacggtgccgcagcgcgcgcaTATAAAGAGACATTTTTTTTCTGGTATTTGCGTGTTGTGCgtacgtgctgctgcgccaccgtcaccgATGGCGCCCCATCCTTGGCGAACCGTTCTGTGCTCGACGTATGCTTGAGCAACGTTTCCTCTGATCTGTGGCAGCCGCACCACTCAACTATGTagtctctttcttctcttctccgtcttgctcctcgctctccccgAGACAATAAAACCAACATAAAAATTGAACTTTGCACGCCAACGAATGCACATGTCCCCCCGTGAACCCTAGTCAAGCAGGAGAACGCGCCTCTTTGGGGGGTTTCTTTTCCACTGTTGCGCTTTCATCTGTTGCACTCCTCTcgttttttccttttcctgtTCTCCGGTCTTGTTGTTCTTCGCTCTGCGCGCACTCCATCAACTGCCGCCTTTGTATGCCGCACCTCGACACACCTGCTGatctttcttctccccttgtTCTCCATTGTTTTTCATTGTACAAGGCAAACGACCGGAAAACATGTCGTCTCTATCGAAAATGCTGGCACAGGAGCTGATGGACCATCCGTTGCACATCATGCTAGAGCTTTTCTTTGCCGCCGCGCTTGCGTATCTTCTGCtacagcgctgcagctgccgcgagagggagaagccgCCGAATTCGATGAACGTACTTTCCCTtgaggagcaggagcgtcGTATTGCTGCATTTCAGTCAATTCCGTTCCGTGGTGAGTGCTCGGTGACATCGAACGTGCCCGTGCCGGAGTATCACGGGCTGACCGAGGTGGTGGGACGCAAGGGGTGCCACATCACCATAGTGCGGCCCGACTCgtccgaggcggaggagtgTCTAGACCTCGCCACCTACGATTTCCACTCCTTCTCAACGATGCCGGAGATCGTCGAAGTTGCGAGGACGGCTGTGAACGCCTATGGCGTGGGGAGTTGCGGGCCTCGCAGCTTCTACGGTACTATCAAGCCGCATCTTTTGGTGGAGAAGGACCTGGCCACGTTCCTTGAGACAGACGACACGATTGTATACAGTTTCGCATATACCACCGTTGCCACCCTCATCTCCTGCTTCTCTGGTCGTGGTGACTACCTTGTGTACGACGACGGCGTCAGCTCCTCCGTGATGGAGGGCTGCATGCTGTCCCGCTCTGACATTCGCTCATACAAGCACTGTAACATGAAGAGCCTGGAGGAGAAGCtcaaggaggtggtggcaaaGGACGAGTACCACaagccgcaccgccgcttcGTCGTAACGGAGGGCGTCTTTTCAGGTACGGGCGAGATCTGCCCGCTGCCAAATATCTTGGAGCTGTGCCATGAGTATAAATTCCGTCTCGTGCTGGAGGACAGCTACGGCTTTGGCGCACTGGGCAAGTCGGGGCGCGGTACCCCGGAGCATTTCAGCATCCCAACGATGGATGTGGATGTGTACATTGGCAGCCTGAGCACGTCCATGGGTGCTGTCGGTGGCTTCTGCGCTGGCGCGTCGAATATGATCGACCATCAGCGCCTCGGTGCGACGGCATACGTTTTctcggcgtcgctgccccCCTACATTACGGCCTCCGTCTCACAGTCGCTCGAAGTGCTGACGCGTGATGCCACATTTGTGGCCAAGCTGCAGAAGCACACGAGGCGCATGCGCAACCACCTTCGTGAGGCGAGGTTCAACGCTGAGAAGATCAAGCTGGTGGACAGCATTGACGACGTGTCCCCGGTGATTCTTCTTGCGGTGCAGCGGGCATACGTCAAAAGTGAGGGACtgaagaaggtggagagccgcctccagcgcgtcATCAATGCcctgcagaagaagaaagtgGCGGTCGTGCGAAACGTCTTCACAACAGATGAACCGGTGAACGCCGTCTCGGGGCTGCGTATTGTGCCCAAGAGTCTGGCGACGGAGGCCGAGGTGACAACGGCACTCGAGGCCATCGAGGCTGCCGTGAAGGCCGAGTTTGCGTAAGAGATGACACAGCTGCGATACCGAAAGTGACGCGCACCGGTGGGATTCATCTGTACTTATGGGTGGAAGGTGTGCACGCTGCTGACCGCTGCTTTCGCTTTGGGGCAGtgtaggggaggggagggagagggggaggaacaAGTTGAATGGCGGGTCGTCCTGTTACCTCCCGATGGCCTTGCAGGCATCTCCACCCTACGTGGCGCTCACGATGGAGTCTGGCTTCTCTGCGAAGACGAGCGTCAGACTGCAGCCGTTCCTTTTGGCGCTTCCTCTCAGTCTCTCCAACGCGGTGTACCTCTCCACTGGCCGGTGAATCGGTGGATGTGCGGCAGGGCCCCTTCGtaagagagaagaacaaaTGAGGAATACGTCACACACGCATGGCGTGCGAACGATGGAGGAGTGATGCGGCGCTAGGTGCACTGCGTGCAGCGAGGCACTGCACAGAGGGACACAGCCGCGGGtcaagagaagagagggagacatgTTGCCGATACGCAAGCTACTCTTCTCCTACTCCCCGGCCTTCTTTGTGCTTCATGCCAGCGACGACCGCGAGGTGCTTCAACAGCCAGCCGTGCATGCGTTCTGTCGGCGTGTAGGCACGCCGTCGATGGCGCAGGTGTGCAACCCCCGCAAAGGGATGAACTCTACAGTTTAACGGCTTTTGtgctctccctttttttcccccatCTCTTGGCCACACCTCACACCAGCCCCTCTCCGTtgtcccacacacacacactctctctctccctctgcgttCTCTTTACGCTGATGAGGTGCGCCGCCCCTTTCCTCGCGTTCTTCTTCCCACTTAATGGACGTCGTCTTGGCAGAGTTTGGTTCTGCGTTGCCTTGTCCGTACGGCAGCTTTCTGgtgaggtgtgtgcgtgcgggaGTGAAAggcaacaaaaaaaaaaaaacaagaaaagagcAACAGCAATAACATGCCGAGCgggacgcgctgctgctcaggcACGTGCACTCGTCTTGCAGCGTTGATACCAGCCAGAATAAGGCGGAGAAGTGTATGTCGTCTTTCCATGGAATGACAAAGCGCGTTACGCTTGTGTGGACATGTACCACCCTCTCGTCTCTCGCACTGTGAGTCGCAGCACTCTTGAACATGTTGGACGAGTAGTGTATTGGCCGATGATTCAGCAAGTGCATGCAAGCTCGACTCCGCACCCTTTCGGTGTCTTTCACATGTCCTTGTGAATCTGTtacttcctcctcgttgctatcctccttctcttttggcTTAAGAATTGTTGGCATCCGTGctgcctccctttctctcgcgTAGTGGAACGGATTCTTTTGCGGGTTTGAGTAATTTGGGCCTCGCTTCCTTCGACTGACTCTCCGCAAGTGCCACCggttcccccccccccccccgcccagCTTGTGagtaagagagaggcgcgtgccGTACCGCTGCACATTTTGCTGCTCTTGCCACACGTgcgctcttctttttttctttttagGGGGGCCTTTGCTGCAGTTGACTCGTGCTCGCACGCTCTTACAGTCCTCCAAACCACCACGATCACCTATCTCACTCGAACATTCCTGCCTTCCCTCCGTACGCCACCCCcgctgcgctcctccagAAGTGTGCGCttcgttttcccttttgcctttctttttATTATTCGTTTTccttgcttctctcttttgttttctcccctccttttctgttAGCCGTTCCACTGAGTCATCACCCGTGGCATTGCGCAGGCGTACCAACAGACGGCACAcacgcggcggtggcacgtgtgccctctccctcgttttGCTTACCTTCTTTTCGTCCGCTTTTCTGTATTCTTATTCCTCCATTCCTTTTTGCAAGCTCATATAtttgctccccctccctcccccatcaccaccaccaccccctcaccTACCGTTGCCCAAACGTGCTCCGCTCACTCACTCGTTCGTCATCAAGAGACTACGAGGTGGATGAGTGGTCGTTTGTGTTAGGTCTGCCTGTGTCGTGTCTGCCCCCCCTTTGTGcgtttgttttccctctccccgtCCATTCTCGCCTCGTTCATGttcattctttttttttttttgcttcatCGCGTACTTGATTCATGAGTGGTGGAGCCAAGTCACTGCACGCCGCACCTTCACCTTCACCTTCACCTCCGATCTCTCTCTATTTCATTAGgaacacgcacccacacgcataATCTCCTGTGCCTTCTTCTCGTCTGGTACTGTGCTGGCC encodes:
- a CDS encoding serine palmitoyltransferase-like protein — encoded protein: MSSLSKMLAQELMDHPLHIMLELFFAAALAYLLLQRCSCREREKPPNSMNVLSLEEQERRIAAFQSIPFRGECSVTSNVPVPEYHGLTEVVGRKGCHITIVRPDSSEAEECLDLATYDFHSFSTMPEIVEVARTAVNAYGVGSCGPRSFYGTIKPHLLVEKDLATFLETDDTIVYSFAYTTVATLISCFSGRGDYLVYDDGVSSSVMEGCMLSRSDIRSYKHCNMKSLEEKLKEVVAKDEYHKPHRRFVVTEGVFSGTGEICPLPNILELCHEYKFRLVLEDSYGFGALGKSGRGTPEHFSIPTMDVDVYIGSLSTSMGAVGGFCAGASNMIDHQRLGATAYVFSASLPPYITASVSQSLEVLTRDATFVAKLQKHTRRMRNHLREARFNAEKIKLVDSIDDVSPVILLAVQRAYVKSEGLKKVESRLQRVINALQKKKVAVVRNVFTTDEPVNAVSGLRIVPKSLATEAEVTTALEAIEAAVKAEFA